The nucleotide sequence TCATGCCATGATATTTTTTTCCCAGGAATGAACATGATAATGCAGATGCAACTAATCACTTAGAAGTTGTGACAATAGTAAAAATATAGTTTTTGTTATTTTTCAAGTATTGCATATGGATTAAACTAGATTGATATGTACTTATGGTCCCCTTGAGTAAATTTTTCCTTTGTTCCGAGCAAACAACAAGAACACTGTCTTTTCATTCAGAATAAATTAGAATATGTACAAAGTTTTTATAGCATGTACTTTGGGTTCGGTTCTCTGAAGAAAAAATAGTGCAGGTTTCTGCATTATTTACCATGGTTGGTATCAATTTTTTAACCATGATTTGGTATTTTACTTGACATACTATCTTGTCAAAGGCACGAACAAGGTCCAAAGTATAGCCCTGATAACTGCATTCAGCCACTGAAATAACATGAGTAGTACCAGGTAACTAAGGAAGACTGCATGCGAAGATCTCCAAGATATAAAAGACCATGATTTTAACTAGTGTTTATAATGTAGCAAGGGCCACTGCCAACAGCTAGAATGTTTAGCCAGGTGAATTCTTCAGTGAAAATGTTAGGCCAAGAATAGTAGTCCAGTGTATTATTTTGCGGTGGTGCATATGTTCGGCATGCCGCCAAAAGGATTGCCCCCCGGGCCTGGGTGCCCGACGAACAGGCCACCACAAAACTGGAGCATTCGTTAAGGGAGTCAAAGGTACCCatctcaaaaagaaaagaaagcttCAGAGGAGGAAAGCTAAAGGACTAATTTATGCTTCATCGCCTGATCGCTGGCTTAATGCACTTACCATACCCCTGAACCACTACATCTGGCTGGTCTATGTTTACTCCTGATGATAAGTTACCTCTTCATGCATGACCATGTTCATTCTGAACAGCTATGTTTCATACTACTATGATCCAATCAACACATGCGACTACTGAACATGCATGATACAGTCTATGCATGTTAAAGTAATACGCCTGCCCGGCAAAACATGTTCACTATATCTACCAAACCCATCCAGAAATAGCACAGATAAATCGTGTCATTAACTTTTCTACGAAAAGGCTTTCCTAAGTTCATGGCAGCAATGGTAAGCTGCAACAGACATCTCAAGTCCGTAAGTGGAATTGTATTTCTCCAGTAAGGCCCAGAAATCAAACAAAAGAACAAATAACAAAAGCAAGTAGTACACGGGATGAAGCGTAGACACCAGGAAGCATTAAAAGAAATAGATGAAACATTGAATTCATACTCTATTTAAGCCCTGCCACAGCATACAGCAGTTCCACAGACCACCAGTAAGCAAATCTAAAACCTGTTCTTGCCTAGAACAACACATTGCAGGGCCATATACAGAAAATGGGGGGAAAGGTCGACCCGAAACTATTTACTGCAGCAATTAAGGGCCACATTGCACCATCAAGCTAAACAGTGGAGCGTTGGGTACATATCATCATGTCCTAATTAGGATAGCAAACACTAATTCCATCACAGAACATACAACCTAGATTCAACCTGTTTCTCGCTCTGAACAAGTCGAGGCATAACCAAAATAACAAAACAAAAGACCACAGAGAAAACACTGAACCATTTCTTAGCAATGCATACCATAGGCTTAATCATCCAGTTCATCGGCGGCGCCTTATGTGATCTGTTGTAAGGCCAGTTCAGAATCCTGGATGTTGATGGTGTAGCTTGAGAGAAGCTGGATGATCGTGAAAGGACGGTCGGCGACGAGGACAAACTGCTTGTCCTTCTTCGCAAAATCAACAGCTTCCGAGACCGTCTCTACTTCCCTGTCCTCGATGTTGAACTTCCAGATACGAGCAGAGGAACCCAGGTGTTCAGTATAGTAAATACAGTTTGCCTCAATCGATGGGAACATATCGGTGTTCACAGCTAGGCACCTATGGTGACCAATGAAGATGGCATGGTTGATGATGCTCTTCACATGCGAAAGTGTGCCATTCTCGTCATCGCACTTGAAAACCTGGATGAGTCCTTGTCCCTTGATGATGGCCAGCATATGTCCACCAAAGTCCATTAGGAAACACCGGGCGTTGTCTGCAGACCCCATCTCAGGAGGATCAGCGGAAAAAAACTTCAATGGATGAGCATGGAGCGACTCTGCCACACCCAAGATCTTGCCAATCACGTCAGACATTCCGGCTGATCCCCACCAACGACCGATCAAACCACCTACGACTGCCCTTCGGATGAAACTATAAACTGGAAACTTATGGTCTTCGACTTCAAACTGGTCAGGCCTGGTCATGTACAGCTTGTGAGATGAGTCGGAGAGCAAGGTGAGCAAAGGCAAAGTGAAGTCAAAGCAGATGGAACCGGCAACATTCACCTCGGGCGGCACAGGCACCGTGAATGGGATGGTGCCGCCGGTGAGAGGGTTGAATACACGAGCGGCATGAGGAGGGCTCCTATCAGCCAGGATGAAGAAGCCGGTGAGAGTGGTGGTTATGACATAGTAGTCGCGGAGCAATGGGAGCTCCCTGTGGAGGAACCGGCCAGTGTTGGTGTTGACCAAGAGGCGACGCGTGCCACTCTGAAAGGCGTCGTTGAGGATGATCCACCTATACGGGAGGAACCGGGGGTCTGAAGTGTCGTCCTTGGGATCGTCGGTGGCGCAGCGCCAGTTGTGGCAGACGGCGCGCAAGTCCATGTAGCAGTCGACGTCGTCGGTGGTGAGGAAGGAGTTGGCGATGTGGCGGACTATGTCGGGCTGGAGCGAGGACCAGTCTGCAGTTGCCGTGACCGGAAGGACTGGCAAGGTTCCCAGACAACTGGGGTTATTCTTTTGCCTCTTGGAAGGCAGGAGAACTTCAGCAGCCGCGGCCGCCATTGCTGCACGCTGGAGTTGCTGCTTAGCTTGATTCTGGATCTCAAGGACAGAATCGACTGCTAGAATCCAATGCCCTACTCCTCCCTGCAAAAAGGAAGAAGGACCCCGGTTATAACAACCGCAAAAATCGATCAAAAAGGAATGATTCAAAGAGAAATGAACAGAAGTACTAGTATCAACTACAGTATCAAGCAGTAGTAGCACAAAGCATCAAGCAAAGCAAGCAAGCGGCAGCACAAATTGCACAGCAGCAAGTAACACTCCCTGCACTAACTCTGTCTTCTCCATCGAGTCACCATTCTCTCCCTGCTACTACCGCCCCAACCCATTCTACACTGCATCCCCTGTGCTCTCTCATGCAGCAGAAAGCACAGCAGCGGGCAATCCTCTCTGCTCTCCATCGTCTCGCCCAAATCCAAACAAATAGCAGCAGCATCTCCCTCAATACATCGTCCCCCCCTCTCTTTCTTCTCCCTCCGGCGGGCTACCTCCCCCCAAACAACCCAAATCTGCCCCGCCGCCGGACTCGCTACCTTTTTTCCATTCAAGATCTGTGACACGAGGTGGCAGAGCAAGCGGCGGCCATCGCCCCCGCTGATCTGCTCGTCCCCTCTCTTTCTCGGTCGTCCCTTCTGGCcgcgacagagggaggggagcacgTTGATCGGGGCGCGCGGGCGTCTAAGCGGCGGCTCAGGCTAaccctagcggcggcggcggcgcagcagcagagagagggagagggaaagaccAACCTCAGGACTCTGGAGCGGCGCGGGAGGGAAGAAGGCGAGCTGCTCCGCGATTTGCCTCTCTTCTTTACCCTGAAATCTTAAAAGTGCACACGCACTATTTGGCGAGACCAAGTAACCGCGCTATGCGACAACCAACATCAACCTCACACTCGGTCCATCTCTTCTCaactaaaaaaaaggaaaagacaaatCTTATCCACTCCCGAGCCCGACTACCTTCTTCCTCCACTAGCGACACCCGTCGCGCACCCCGCCTCCTCCCTCGCGCTGCCTCCTGACGATGCCAGCTCGCCGTCGCCGACCTCCCGTTGCGGTTGCGCATCGCCACCCCAGCAGGTCTTACGTCTTCCCCGCCACCATGAGCCGCCACAAAGTTGTTCCCTACCTCTGGCGCCGCTGCGACTCATCTTCTGCCAAGGGCACATGCCTCTCCGCCATTGAGCGCCGCTCCCTCGGCCATCCCCTCCCCTGCCGATTCTACAGCGCGGCCAGGTGCCTTGCCCCCGCCGCACAAGATTTGCAGCGGAGCTTGTACGAGATCATGGCGGCTCCGCACGGCTGTGAATCCTCTCACGTGCGGGTAGAATTCCCGTTCCTTCACTCCAGTGATCTATCTCTCCTCCAAACAccctccctgctctctctctctctctctctctctctctctctctctctctctctctctctctccactggTCTCTCCACTGGTCTCCTCGAGAGGATTCAGCCATGAACTTGTTTGGTTTTACAAGAATGAACGTTGTAGGATCTAAATCCTGTTGATACTGGTAGTCTGACTTTGCTGTCATTTTCCTACTTCATCAATTTACTCTGAAAAGTTCGTATTTTTAGTAGTCTGGACTTGAGAAATTTACTTGGTGTTGATTCAACTTGGGTTTTCTATGGCAGCTGAAGTAGAAAATACAAATTTTGTAGCTTAACTACTATAATCTGATCTTATCAGATATTGATGGGAGCAATCATATTTTTTGATGTCTGTGCAATTCATCTAATTGTTATCGACAATTTTCACTCAGTCATATAATCCACCTCCACTTATGTGTGTCTAGTCTGCTACCTTAACCAAATAGTAGTAGTACTTGAATATTAAGAACATCTTCATTCTGATAGATTGTGAACTCAACCCCTTGTAGGTATTTTTTCAGGAAATGCAGTCAAATTCATTGTACAGATGCATCACTTTTGTCATCCTGCTATGATTGGATTGTTGATCCACAGGAGTTTTGGCATCTTGCTGAAGGAGCTACGTTGATTAGGATTAGTGGTGGGTTTGTAAGGCGATTAGGATTTTAGTGGTGGGTTTGAGTTT is from Triticum aestivum cultivar Chinese Spring chromosome 3A, IWGSC CS RefSeq v2.1, whole genome shotgun sequence and encodes:
- the LOC123059233 gene encoding uncharacterized protein; translated protein: MAAAAAEVLLPSKRQKNNPSCLGTLPVLPVTATADWSSLQPDIVRHIANSFLTTDDVDCYMDLRAVCHNWRCATDDPKDDTSDPRFLPYRWIILNDAFQSGTRRLLVNTNTGRFLHRELPLLRDYYVITTTLTGFFILADRSPPHAARVFNPLTGGTIPFTVPVPPEVNVAGSICFDFTLPLLTLLSDSSHKLYMTRPDQFEVEDHKFPVYSFIRRAVVGGLIGRWWGSAGMSDVIGKILGVAESLHAHPLKFFSADPPEMGSADNARCFLMDFGGHMLAIIKGQGLIQVFKCDDENGTLSHVKSIINHAIFIGHHRCLAVNTDMFPSIEANCIYYTEHLGSSARIWKFNIEDREVETVSEAVDFAKKDKQFVLVADRPFTIIQLLSSYTINIQDSELALQQIT